Proteins encoded within one genomic window of Pithys albifrons albifrons isolate INPA30051 chromosome 9, PitAlb_v1, whole genome shotgun sequence:
- the POLL gene encoding DNA polymerase lambda isoform X2 yields MEPRGIVKAFPKRKKVRDDSGKGVPPKIPKDEGMEISEEWLKPVAAYVLQAGIGQARAEIFHKQIAHNGGAVHRQLSSEVTHVIVAEDMDCDRAFRLLKLTKLPPGLQLVKASWLGACIRDQKLLSTAGYGVFIPHRHLIHGRYLEEGELQKEQQRVPASEEIQHPAEERAVKPDSESQQDLDTLGQQQLAEKYSDEDSEGEDASVTQGDLEALISGCYPEKSSEEMSDSSTTVAQPPSKWVCAESSNRKKENHNQCITEKLEVLAKAYSVQGDKWRALGYSKAINALKSYHKPITSYQEACKIPGIGKRMAEKIVEILESGHLRKLDHISESVPVLELFSSIWGAGVKTAQIWYQQGFRTLDDIRTKATLTSQQAVGLKHYTDFLERMPREEAAEIEQTVRQAALALKPGLVCVACGSYRRGKLTCGDVDVLVTHPDGHSHRGVFNKLLDSLHRSGFLTDDLVSQEDNGDQKKYLGVCRLPGPAQRHRRLDIIVVPYREFACALLYFTGSAHFNRSMRALAKTKGMSLSEHALSSAVVRGPGGVKVSAGHTLPTPTERDVFIQLGLPYREPSERDW; encoded by the exons ATGGAGCCACGAGGGATTGTCAAAGCCTTTCCCAAGAGGAAGAAAGTGAGGGATGACTCGGGGAAAGGTGTCCCTCCAAAGATTCCAAAAGATGAAGGAATGGAGATATCTGAAG AGTGGCTGAAACCGGTCGCTGCCTACGTGTTGCAAGCTGGCATTGGCCAGGCCAGGGCAGAGATCTTCCACAAGCAGATTGCCCACAATGGGGGTGCCGTACACAGGCAGCTCTCCTCAGAGGTGACACACGTCATTGTGGCTGAAGACATGGACTGTGACCGGGCCTTTCGGCTCCTGAAGTTAACcaagctgcccccagggctgcagctggtgAAGGCGTCCTGGCTGGGTGCTTGCATTAGAGACCAGAAGCTGCTGAGTACTGCTGGCTATGGTGTCTTTATCCCTCACAG GCATCTGATCCATGGTAGGTACCTGGAGGAGGGAGAACTCCAGAAAGAACAGCAGCGGGTCCCAGCCAGTGAAGAAATCCAGCACCCAGCAGAGGAAAGAGCAGTGAAACCAGATAGTGAATCACAGCAGGACCTGGACACCCTtggacagcagcagctggctgaG AAATACTCTGATGAAGACAGTGAAGGAGAAGATGCTAGTGTCACCCAGGGAGATCTGGAAGCCTTGATTTCTGGCTGCTACCCTGAGAAATCATCAGAGGAGATGAGTGACAGCTCTACCACAGTGGCCCAGCCTCCCAGCAAGTGGGTTTGTGCCGAGTCTTCCAACAGGAAGAAGGAGAATCACAACCAGTGTATCACAGAGAAGCTGGAAGTGCTGGCAAAGGCTTACTCTGTCCAGGGGGACAAGTGGAGAGCTCTGGGCTATTCCAAAGCCATCAATGCGCTCAAAAGCTACCACAAACCAATCACCTCCTACCAG GAAGCCTGTAAAATCCCTGGGATTGGGAAGCGGATGGCAGAGAAAATCGTGGAGATCTTGGAAAGTGGACACCTGCGCAAGCTGGATCACATCAGTGAGAGCGTGCCTGTGCTGGAGTTGTTTTCCAGCATCTGGGGAGCAGGAGTCAAAACAGCTCAGATATGGTACCAGCAA GGTTTCCGAACACTGGATGATATCCGCACCAAGGCGACTCTGACCAGCCAACAAGCTGTGGGACTGAAGCACTACACGGATTTCCTGGAGCGCATGCCTCGGgaggaagctgcagaaataGAGCAGACC GTCAGGCAAGCTGCCCTGGCCCTGAAACCAGGGCTCGTGTGTGTGGCATGTGGCTCCTACCGTCGGGGGAAGCTCACCTGTGGAGACGTGGACGTGCTGGTCACTCACCCAGATGGGCATTCTCACCGTGGGGTGTTCAACAAGCTGCTCGACAGCCTCCACAGGAGCG GCTTCCTTACAGATGACTTGGTGAGTCAGGAGGACAATGGTGATCAGAAGAAGTACCTGGGGGTGTGCCGGCTCCCTGGCCCGGCGCAGCGGCACCGCCGGCTCGACATCATCGTGGTGCCATACCGCGAGTTCGCCTGTGCCCTGCTGTACTTCACCGGCTCCGCTCACTTCAACCGCTCCATGCGGGCCCTGGCCAAGACCAAGGGCATGAGCCTGTCGGAGCatgccctcagctctgctgtggtgcGAGGCCCTGGAGGTGTCAAGGTGTCAGCTGGTCACACTTTGCCCACTCCCACTGAGAGAGATGTCTTCatccagctggggctgccttACCGGGAGCCCTCGGAACGGGACTGGTGA
- the POLL gene encoding DNA polymerase lambda isoform X3, whose translation MEPRGIVKAFPKRKKVRDDSGKGVPPKIPKDEGMEISEAEWLKPVAAYVLQAGIGQARAEIFHKQIAHNGGAVHRQLSSEVTHVIVAEDMDCDRAFRLLKLTKLPPGLQLVKASWLGACIRDQKLLSTAGYGVFIPHRYLEEGELQKEQQRVPASEEIQHPAEERAVKPDSESQQDLDTLGQQQLAEKYSDEDSEGEDASVTQGDLEALISGCYPEKSSEEMSDSSTTVAQPPSKWVCAESSNRKKENHNQCITEKLEVLAKAYSVQGDKWRALGYSKAINALKSYHKPITSYQEACKIPGIGKRMAEKIVEILESGHLRKLDHISESVPVLELFSSIWGAGVKTAQIWYQQGFRTLDDIRTKATLTSQQAVGLKHYTDFLERMPREEAAEIEQTVRQAALALKPGLVCVACGSYRRGKLTCGDVDVLVTHPDGHSHRGVFNKLLDSLHRSGFLTDDLVSQEDNGDQKKYLGVCRLPGPAQRHRRLDIIVVPYREFACALLYFTGSAHFNRSMRALAKTKGMSLSEHALSSAVVRGPGGVKVSAGHTLPTPTERDVFIQLGLPYREPSERDW comes from the exons ATGGAGCCACGAGGGATTGTCAAAGCCTTTCCCAAGAGGAAGAAAGTGAGGGATGACTCGGGGAAAGGTGTCCCTCCAAAGATTCCAAAAGATGAAGGAATGGAGATATCTGAAG CAGAGTGGCTGAAACCGGTCGCTGCCTACGTGTTGCAAGCTGGCATTGGCCAGGCCAGGGCAGAGATCTTCCACAAGCAGATTGCCCACAATGGGGGTGCCGTACACAGGCAGCTCTCCTCAGAGGTGACACACGTCATTGTGGCTGAAGACATGGACTGTGACCGGGCCTTTCGGCTCCTGAAGTTAACcaagctgcccccagggctgcagctggtgAAGGCGTCCTGGCTGGGTGCTTGCATTAGAGACCAGAAGCTGCTGAGTACTGCTGGCTATGGTGTCTTTATCCCTCACAG GTACCTGGAGGAGGGAGAACTCCAGAAAGAACAGCAGCGGGTCCCAGCCAGTGAAGAAATCCAGCACCCAGCAGAGGAAAGAGCAGTGAAACCAGATAGTGAATCACAGCAGGACCTGGACACCCTtggacagcagcagctggctgaG AAATACTCTGATGAAGACAGTGAAGGAGAAGATGCTAGTGTCACCCAGGGAGATCTGGAAGCCTTGATTTCTGGCTGCTACCCTGAGAAATCATCAGAGGAGATGAGTGACAGCTCTACCACAGTGGCCCAGCCTCCCAGCAAGTGGGTTTGTGCCGAGTCTTCCAACAGGAAGAAGGAGAATCACAACCAGTGTATCACAGAGAAGCTGGAAGTGCTGGCAAAGGCTTACTCTGTCCAGGGGGACAAGTGGAGAGCTCTGGGCTATTCCAAAGCCATCAATGCGCTCAAAAGCTACCACAAACCAATCACCTCCTACCAG GAAGCCTGTAAAATCCCTGGGATTGGGAAGCGGATGGCAGAGAAAATCGTGGAGATCTTGGAAAGTGGACACCTGCGCAAGCTGGATCACATCAGTGAGAGCGTGCCTGTGCTGGAGTTGTTTTCCAGCATCTGGGGAGCAGGAGTCAAAACAGCTCAGATATGGTACCAGCAA GGTTTCCGAACACTGGATGATATCCGCACCAAGGCGACTCTGACCAGCCAACAAGCTGTGGGACTGAAGCACTACACGGATTTCCTGGAGCGCATGCCTCGGgaggaagctgcagaaataGAGCAGACC GTCAGGCAAGCTGCCCTGGCCCTGAAACCAGGGCTCGTGTGTGTGGCATGTGGCTCCTACCGTCGGGGGAAGCTCACCTGTGGAGACGTGGACGTGCTGGTCACTCACCCAGATGGGCATTCTCACCGTGGGGTGTTCAACAAGCTGCTCGACAGCCTCCACAGGAGCG GCTTCCTTACAGATGACTTGGTGAGTCAGGAGGACAATGGTGATCAGAAGAAGTACCTGGGGGTGTGCCGGCTCCCTGGCCCGGCGCAGCGGCACCGCCGGCTCGACATCATCGTGGTGCCATACCGCGAGTTCGCCTGTGCCCTGCTGTACTTCACCGGCTCCGCTCACTTCAACCGCTCCATGCGGGCCCTGGCCAAGACCAAGGGCATGAGCCTGTCGGAGCatgccctcagctctgctgtggtgcGAGGCCCTGGAGGTGTCAAGGTGTCAGCTGGTCACACTTTGCCCACTCCCACTGAGAGAGATGTCTTCatccagctggggctgccttACCGGGAGCCCTCGGAACGGGACTGGTGA
- the POLL gene encoding DNA polymerase lambda isoform X1 has protein sequence MEPRGIVKAFPKRKKVRDDSGKGVPPKIPKDEGMEISEAEWLKPVAAYVLQAGIGQARAEIFHKQIAHNGGAVHRQLSSEVTHVIVAEDMDCDRAFRLLKLTKLPPGLQLVKASWLGACIRDQKLLSTAGYGVFIPHRHLIHGRYLEEGELQKEQQRVPASEEIQHPAEERAVKPDSESQQDLDTLGQQQLAEKYSDEDSEGEDASVTQGDLEALISGCYPEKSSEEMSDSSTTVAQPPSKWVCAESSNRKKENHNQCITEKLEVLAKAYSVQGDKWRALGYSKAINALKSYHKPITSYQEACKIPGIGKRMAEKIVEILESGHLRKLDHISESVPVLELFSSIWGAGVKTAQIWYQQGFRTLDDIRTKATLTSQQAVGLKHYTDFLERMPREEAAEIEQTVRQAALALKPGLVCVACGSYRRGKLTCGDVDVLVTHPDGHSHRGVFNKLLDSLHRSGFLTDDLVSQEDNGDQKKYLGVCRLPGPAQRHRRLDIIVVPYREFACALLYFTGSAHFNRSMRALAKTKGMSLSEHALSSAVVRGPGGVKVSAGHTLPTPTERDVFIQLGLPYREPSERDW, from the exons ATGGAGCCACGAGGGATTGTCAAAGCCTTTCCCAAGAGGAAGAAAGTGAGGGATGACTCGGGGAAAGGTGTCCCTCCAAAGATTCCAAAAGATGAAGGAATGGAGATATCTGAAG CAGAGTGGCTGAAACCGGTCGCTGCCTACGTGTTGCAAGCTGGCATTGGCCAGGCCAGGGCAGAGATCTTCCACAAGCAGATTGCCCACAATGGGGGTGCCGTACACAGGCAGCTCTCCTCAGAGGTGACACACGTCATTGTGGCTGAAGACATGGACTGTGACCGGGCCTTTCGGCTCCTGAAGTTAACcaagctgcccccagggctgcagctggtgAAGGCGTCCTGGCTGGGTGCTTGCATTAGAGACCAGAAGCTGCTGAGTACTGCTGGCTATGGTGTCTTTATCCCTCACAG GCATCTGATCCATGGTAGGTACCTGGAGGAGGGAGAACTCCAGAAAGAACAGCAGCGGGTCCCAGCCAGTGAAGAAATCCAGCACCCAGCAGAGGAAAGAGCAGTGAAACCAGATAGTGAATCACAGCAGGACCTGGACACCCTtggacagcagcagctggctgaG AAATACTCTGATGAAGACAGTGAAGGAGAAGATGCTAGTGTCACCCAGGGAGATCTGGAAGCCTTGATTTCTGGCTGCTACCCTGAGAAATCATCAGAGGAGATGAGTGACAGCTCTACCACAGTGGCCCAGCCTCCCAGCAAGTGGGTTTGTGCCGAGTCTTCCAACAGGAAGAAGGAGAATCACAACCAGTGTATCACAGAGAAGCTGGAAGTGCTGGCAAAGGCTTACTCTGTCCAGGGGGACAAGTGGAGAGCTCTGGGCTATTCCAAAGCCATCAATGCGCTCAAAAGCTACCACAAACCAATCACCTCCTACCAG GAAGCCTGTAAAATCCCTGGGATTGGGAAGCGGATGGCAGAGAAAATCGTGGAGATCTTGGAAAGTGGACACCTGCGCAAGCTGGATCACATCAGTGAGAGCGTGCCTGTGCTGGAGTTGTTTTCCAGCATCTGGGGAGCAGGAGTCAAAACAGCTCAGATATGGTACCAGCAA GGTTTCCGAACACTGGATGATATCCGCACCAAGGCGACTCTGACCAGCCAACAAGCTGTGGGACTGAAGCACTACACGGATTTCCTGGAGCGCATGCCTCGGgaggaagctgcagaaataGAGCAGACC GTCAGGCAAGCTGCCCTGGCCCTGAAACCAGGGCTCGTGTGTGTGGCATGTGGCTCCTACCGTCGGGGGAAGCTCACCTGTGGAGACGTGGACGTGCTGGTCACTCACCCAGATGGGCATTCTCACCGTGGGGTGTTCAACAAGCTGCTCGACAGCCTCCACAGGAGCG GCTTCCTTACAGATGACTTGGTGAGTCAGGAGGACAATGGTGATCAGAAGAAGTACCTGGGGGTGTGCCGGCTCCCTGGCCCGGCGCAGCGGCACCGCCGGCTCGACATCATCGTGGTGCCATACCGCGAGTTCGCCTGTGCCCTGCTGTACTTCACCGGCTCCGCTCACTTCAACCGCTCCATGCGGGCCCTGGCCAAGACCAAGGGCATGAGCCTGTCGGAGCatgccctcagctctgctgtggtgcGAGGCCCTGGAGGTGTCAAGGTGTCAGCTGGTCACACTTTGCCCACTCCCACTGAGAGAGATGTCTTCatccagctggggctgccttACCGGGAGCCCTCGGAACGGGACTGGTGA